Proteins encoded within one genomic window of Halobacteroides halobius DSM 5150:
- a CDS encoding ABC transporter permease: MKYLWNLAAKNLFRNKLRSFISILAITLSVALVVFVKGLVVGMIDNMFTLHIQYKAGHIKVIDQEYKQKQRLLSLNSPVDGFKGQGLTQMQEELKEIEGVKLVIPRLKFGAMVSQKDKMIRMIGWGVKPSKETEFTNIENKIVEGRMIKKGQLEIIMGTDLLQEIGIKVGDKTTILYKTSFGSLKASTFKVVGRIDSGLKLLDNRLFYLPLNQAQRILGMPNMATEVLLETVNYRHIAPTLAKVNKLFKNKGSSKEYAIIPWDNYSMIGMLKVGEMIYNLIYIFLAMLGGFIVINTMVMIVKERTKEIGMMAALGLKKQEILFMFIIEGIVMGVVGSLAGVIIGGIVTKITALTGIIDYSNALKGVSANIMMNPVIRPAVSSETLIYSFLLGVLVTTVTCIIPARRATKLNPADALRSN; encoded by the coding sequence ATGAAGTATCTTTGGAATCTAGCAGCGAAGAATTTATTCCGTAATAAATTAAGAAGTTTTATCTCTATTTTAGCAATTACTCTTTCAGTAGCTTTAGTAGTATTTGTTAAAGGGTTAGTAGTAGGAATGATAGATAATATGTTTACCTTACATATTCAATATAAAGCAGGTCACATTAAAGTAATCGATCAAGAGTATAAACAAAAGCAAAGGTTACTTTCATTAAACTCTCCAGTAGATGGTTTTAAAGGTCAAGGACTTACTCAAATGCAGGAAGAATTAAAAGAAATTGAAGGAGTAAAGCTGGTTATTCCTCGCCTTAAATTTGGAGCAATGGTTAGTCAAAAAGATAAAATGATAAGAATGATAGGTTGGGGGGTTAAGCCTAGTAAAGAGACTGAATTTACTAATATTGAAAATAAGATAGTAGAAGGTAGGATGATCAAAAAGGGGCAACTAGAGATTATAATGGGCACAGATTTACTACAAGAAATAGGGATAAAGGTTGGAGATAAGACCACTATTTTATATAAAACTTCTTTTGGTTCGCTTAAAGCATCTACCTTTAAAGTAGTAGGTAGGATAGATAGTGGGTTAAAGTTACTTGATAATAGGTTGTTTTATCTTCCTTTAAATCAAGCCCAAAGAATATTAGGAATGCCTAATATGGCTACAGAAGTACTATTAGAAACTGTTAATTATAGACATATAGCGCCTACTTTAGCTAAAGTAAATAAATTATTTAAAAATAAAGGAAGTAGCAAAGAGTATGCTATAATTCCTTGGGATAATTATAGTATGATTGGGATGTTAAAGGTAGGCGAGATGATCTATAATTTGATTTATATTTTCTTAGCTATGTTAGGAGGATTTATAGTAATTAATACTATGGTGATGATTGTTAAGGAACGAACTAAAGAAATAGGAATGATGGCTGCTTTAGGTTTAAAGAAGCAAGAAATTTTATTCATGTTTATTATAGAAGGAATAGTGATGGGAGTAGTAGGTAGTTTAGCAGGGGTGATTATAGGAGGAATTGTTACTAAAATTACTGCTCTAACTGGTATTATTGATTATAGTAATGCTTTAAAAGGAGTTAGTGCTAATATAATGATGAATCCTGTAATTAGACCTGCAGTTAGTAGTGAAACATTAATTTATTCTTTCCTTTTAGGTGTATTAGTAACAACAGTAACTTGCATTATTCCTGCTAGACGGGCTACTAAATTAAACCCTGCTGATGCCTTAAGAAGTAATTGA